From one Lycium ferocissimum isolate CSIRO_LF1 chromosome 5, AGI_CSIRO_Lferr_CH_V1, whole genome shotgun sequence genomic stretch:
- the LOC132058425 gene encoding uncharacterized protein LOC132058425 translates to MLLPVPEGAFAVRLVEDASIKTKVVNVTKGTFNSPSFHFARTPKLLTTERFFKVSFLRRKDEHKFDFNRFPSRIWHFKWKIALDGCKWTCMSVKRHIWVLFLVSA, encoded by the exons ATGTTGCTTCCAGTGCCCGAAGGAGCTTTTGCTGTTAGGCTTGTGGAAGACGCATCAATCAAGACCAAAGTCGTGAATGTGACTAAGGGAACTTTCAACTCTCCATCCTTCCACTTTGCTAGGACACCAAAATTGCTTACAACAGAACG GTTCTTCAAAGTGAGTTTCTTAAGGAGGAAGGACGAACATAAATTTGATTTTAACAG GTTTCCGTCACGTATTTGGCATTTCAAGTGGAAGATTGCTTTAGATGGATGTAAATGGACTTGCATGAGCGTTAAAAGACATATTTGGGTTCTTTTCCTCGTGTCTGCGTAA